From one Mytilus edulis chromosome 1, xbMytEdul2.2, whole genome shotgun sequence genomic stretch:
- the LOC139516482 gene encoding geranylgeranyl transferase type-2 subunit alpha-like: protein MHGRLKVKTTAEQQEAKRKEREKKLKLYNAGTKAAFKKRENGEYDEEGLKITGEILAVNPDFYTLWNFRKEIFVNFLQTRETDEVQKIMENELYFLESCLKVNPKSYGTWHHRTFIMENMPKPDWDRELQLCNTFLDYDERNFHCWDYRRFVVMMAEVSLDDELGFTTQKITTNFSNYSSWHYRSKLLPMLHPDPTQPAWVQEDVILKEFEIVQNAVFTDPDDQSAWFYHRWLLGRGKKKQQISCIHASRKTKRITVLLTRPIMVGRGNSLILSIHGKSVAGQWKTPTGSSSFSVLWIKDLTESIPEEKEVSVSVTLIPDIDKDTQFSQGLQIDADQEEAWVMADFKSGSRFSNELSAATSSTLETELESIKELHGVEPDNKWVLLTMFSLMMAIDRTHSMYKLEIRECIDQLIQVDLKREAYYRDTKSKFILQSILETQDKNAREMSLKDEGLTALYHTEWMLLLTSIDLSNNALSTVKSLSNLRCLKCLCLDNNHLKDLDGLQHCHQLCELSVKINDLNSAEDLYILENNKCLVKINVYGNPLCRYKDHATKIKKNIPSLLSIDDNKCTSAPS, encoded by the exons AGAGAAAATGGAGAATATGATGAAGAAGGATTGAAGATAACAGGAGAAATTCTTGCTGTTAACCCTGACTTTTACACACTATGGAACTttagaaaagaaatatttgttaatttcctTCAGACCAG AGAAACGGACGAGGTTCAGAAGATAATGGAGAATGAGTTATATTTCCTGGAGAGTTGTTTAAAGGTAAATCCTAAATCATATGGTACCTGGCACCACAGAACTTTTATCATGGAGAACATGCCCAAACCAGACTGGGATAGAGAACTACAACTGTGCAATACTTTCTTAGATTATGATGAAAGAAACT TCCATTGTTGGGATTACAGACGTTTTGTTGTCATGATGGCAGAAGTGAGCCTTGATGATGAATTAGGTTTTACTACACAAAAGATAACCACAAATTTCTCTAACTATTCATCCTGGCACTACAGAAGTAAACTGTTACCCATGTTACATCCTGATCCAACACAACCAGCATGGGTACAAGAAGATGTCATTTTAAAAG AATTTGAAATAGTTCAGAATGCAGTATTTACAGATCCTGATGATCAAAGTGCTTGGTTTTATCATAGATGGCTTCTAGGCAGAG GCAAGAAAAAGCAGCAGATAAGTTGCATTCATGCTTCTAGAAAGACAAAAAGAATAACAGTTTTATTAACAAGACCAATTATG GTTGGAAGAGGGAACAGTTTAATACTTAGTATACATGGAAAATCTGTAGCTGGACAATGGAAAACCCCAACAGGAAGTTCTTCGTTTAGTGTACTTTGG ataaaaGATTTAACAGAAAGTATACCAGAAGAGAAAGAGGTTTCTGTATCAGTAACACTAATACCTGATATAGAtaaagatacacagttttctcaaGGACTGCAGATAGATGCAGACCAAGAAGAGGCATGGGTAATGGCAGACTTTAAATCAGGATCACGTTTTAG TAATGAATTAAGTGCTGCTACAAGTTCCACTTTAGAAACTGAATTAGAATCCATTAAAGAATTACACGGTGTAGAACCAGATAATAAAT gGGTACTTCTTACAATGTTTTCACTGATGATGGCAATAGATAGAACACATTCCATGTACAAGTTAGAAATAAGAGAATGCATAGACCAATTGATACAAGTTGACCTTAAGAGAGAGGCTTATTACAGAGATACAA AAAGCAAATTTATCCTTCAGAGTATACTAGAAACTCAGGACAAAAATGCAAGAGAAATGTCCTTGAAAGATGAAGGACTTACTGCACTTTATCATACAGAATGGATGTTACTGTTAACCTCAATTGACCTTTCCAATAATGCTTTGTCCACAGTCAAGTCACTTTCAAATCTTAGATGCCTTAAGTGTTTATGTCTAGATAACAACCATTTAAAAGATTTAGATGGATTACAACACTGTCACCAGTTATGTGAATTATCTGTTAAAATAAATG ATTTGAATAGTGCAGAAGATTTATATATTCTAGAGAACAACAAATGCTTAGTGAAGATTAATGTCTATGGAAATCCTTTGTGTCGTTACAAAGACCACGCCACAAAGATCAAGAAAAACATTCCTTCCCTGCTTTCTATAGATGATAATAAATGTACATCAGCACCATCATAG